The Nicotiana tabacum cultivar K326 chromosome 1, ASM71507v2, whole genome shotgun sequence genome segment tAGCTCAACAACTCTATGCTTCGTGGCCCGCACTAATTCTAATGGACCCGACCATATGGACTTGAGCTTCCTAAAAAAGAGCTTCAACCTTGAATTGAATAATAGAACATCTTAGGTTTGAAATGACGATGCATGCCATCTCTTTATTTTCTCCTTATACAACTTCTCATTCTCATATACGTGCAATCGAAACTCGTCGGGATTATTTAGTAACAACATCTATTTTTCCCAGGTAGATCAATATCGAAGTTGTGCTTCTTGATCATCCAATGTGCCATATGCTCAAGCTCATCTAGCAAGTGACAAGACTTCCTAAAAACCAACCTGCACGGTGAATCGTGAATTGGAGTTTTGTATGAAGTGCAATATGCCCATAGACCATCATCTAGCTTGCTAGACCAATCATTCATACTTGCTCCCAGTGTCTTCTCCAAATTTTGGTTCACCTACTTATTCGAAACCACAACTTGACCACTAGTTTGTGGATGATAATAAGTTGCAACATTGTGTCTCACCCCATAGTAAGCACAAAGGTTGCCTAACAATTTTTTCTTCACGATCAAAGCACGCGGAGTTCTAAATCTCGTGAAAATATTTCTCTTCACAAAGTTCACCACTACCTTAGCATCATTCATAGGCAAAGCCACAACCTTAGCCCAATTTGACACATAGTCAACTGCAACCAAGATATACTGATGGGTATTTGATGCTGTAAACGGCCCCATGAAGCATATTCCCCAAACATCCAAGATTTTGACCTCAAGTATGCCCTTCAACGACATCTCATGCCTTCTCGAAATCGTACCCGTCCTTTGGCACCTTTCACATCTTTCCAAAAGCATGTGCATCCTTTAACAGAGTGAGCCAATATATCA includes the following:
- the LOC142163040 gene encoding uncharacterized protein LOC142163040, producing the protein MSLKGILEVKILDVWGICFMGPFTASNTHQYILVAVDYVSNWAKVVALPMNDAKVVVNFVKRNIFTRFRTPRALIVKKKLLGNLCAYYGVRHNVATYYHPQTSGQVVVSNK